The Armatimonadota bacterium genome includes a window with the following:
- the lpxB gene encoding lipid-A-disaccharide synthase, whose amino-acid sequence MQAGSGGLETAARPGGLEIAVFAGDASGDHQASLLLPALRKRVPSLRCWGIGGRRLREAGMELLFDASQVSAIGFVQVARLIPDMLRLLKRARRELELRRPDMVLAVDAGAFNLRITPFARSIGIPVAYWFPPGSWRRDRLSAGVEQAADYFISPYPWYAEMLRQAGARADFLGHPLLDQVRPRMTAREFSDALDLDPGRSLVALLPGSRGHEVRHLLPVVLEAAALIEKQRPGRTAFAVALSDHFPAAEAAAITRKELERQEKRTGVRPCVALARGATIEALCHARAAAACSGSVTLEALVAGTPMVVAYRGSRLMKLEYRLRRIRIRYIAMPNILADAPVVPELRQDEATGEAIAAHLLSLLEDTPERAAQGRTLCELRSMLEPPGALDRTAEALLAWLRETRGEPQSGGAV is encoded by the coding sequence ATGCAAGCCGGTTCCGGGGGCTTGGAGACAGCGGCCCGGCCGGGCGGGCTGGAAATAGCGGTCTTTGCCGGGGACGCTTCGGGGGATCACCAGGCGTCCCTTCTTCTGCCGGCGCTACGGAAGAGAGTTCCTTCTCTGAGATGCTGGGGAATCGGCGGGCGGAGGCTGCGCGAGGCGGGGATGGAGCTTCTGTTCGACGCTTCTCAGGTTTCCGCCATCGGATTCGTGCAGGTGGCGCGGCTGATACCGGATATGCTCCGGCTGCTGAAACGCGCGCGCCGGGAGCTGGAGCTCCGCAGGCCGGACATGGTGCTGGCTGTGGACGCGGGAGCGTTCAATCTGCGAATCACCCCCTTTGCCCGTTCCATCGGGATCCCGGTGGCATACTGGTTTCCGCCCGGATCCTGGCGCAGGGATCGCCTTTCGGCCGGCGTGGAGCAGGCGGCAGATTACTTCATCAGCCCGTATCCCTGGTATGCCGAGATGCTCCGGCAGGCAGGAGCAAGGGCGGACTTCCTCGGGCATCCCCTGCTGGACCAGGTGCGTCCCCGGATGACGGCGCGCGAGTTCTCGGATGCGCTGGACCTGGACCCGGGGCGAAGCCTTGTCGCATTACTGCCCGGCAGCCGCGGCCACGAGGTGCGCCACTTGCTGCCGGTGGTGCTGGAAGCGGCGGCTCTGATCGAGAAGCAGCGCCCGGGCCGGACGGCCTTCGCCGTTGCGCTGTCGGATCATTTCCCGGCTGCAGAGGCGGCCGCCATCACGCGGAAGGAGCTGGAGCGGCAGGAGAAGCGCACCGGGGTGCGTCCCTGCGTGGCGTTGGCGCGGGGTGCCACCATCGAGGCGCTCTGCCACGCGAGGGCCGCCGCAGCCTGCTCCGGCTCCGTCACTCTGGAGGCGCTGGTGGCCGGAACCCCGATGGTGGTGGCCTATCGCGGGTCTCGGCTGATGAAGTTGGAGTATCGCTTGCGCCGTATCCGCATTCGCTATATCGCAATGCCTAACATCCTGGCCGATGCGCCGGTGGTTCCCGAATTGCGTCAGGATGAGGCGACGGGAGAAGCGATCGCCGCGCATCTGCTTTCGCTTCTGGAAGACACGCCGGAGCGTGCCGCGCAGGGGCGGACTCTTTGCGAACTCAGGAGCATGCTTGAGCCGCCCGGGGCGCTTGATCGGACCGCGGAAGCGCTCCTCGCGTGGTTGCGCGAGACGCGGGGCGAGCCGCAGTCAGGAGGTGCTGTTTGA
- the lpxD gene encoding UDP-3-O-acylglucosamine N-acyltransferase, whose amino-acid sequence MTVNLRQIAELVSGEIVGDPDTIVSGVSSIDDARPGDLVFAESPKHLSIAQQSAAAAVLTRFQPENPAKPMVMVPNPRLAFSRVLQMFAPAVKEQPGIRPTAYVAPGASVSPEACVGHCAYIGERAVIERGVVISPFTYVGDDVTVGEDSFLYPHVVIYPGTRIGRRVNIHAGSVIGADGFGYNPSENGHQKVPHIGGVIIGDDVEIGSCVTIDRARTGFTEIGAGTKIDNLVHVAHNVRIGKNCIIIAQVGISGSCVIGDGVLLAGQVGIKNHVKVGDGAQVAARAGLISDIPPGAKIAGYPARPYGEEMRIWASLGRLPEMVKQVRSLEQRLAELEERLREAGEK is encoded by the coding sequence ATGACGGTCAATCTTCGGCAGATCGCCGAACTGGTAAGCGGCGAAATTGTGGGGGATCCGGACACCATTGTGTCGGGTGTGTCGTCCATCGACGACGCCCGGCCGGGGGATCTGGTGTTCGCGGAGTCTCCGAAACATCTCTCCATCGCCCAGCAGTCAGCTGCGGCGGCGGTCCTGACACGCTTTCAGCCGGAGAATCCGGCGAAGCCCATGGTGATGGTGCCCAACCCGCGCCTCGCCTTCTCGCGTGTGCTGCAGATGTTCGCTCCGGCTGTCAAAGAGCAGCCAGGGATCCGTCCCACCGCCTATGTGGCGCCGGGGGCGTCGGTTTCGCCTGAGGCGTGCGTGGGGCACTGCGCCTATATTGGGGAGCGGGCGGTGATCGAACGGGGGGTCGTGATCTCTCCCTTCACGTACGTGGGTGATGATGTCACCGTGGGAGAGGATTCCTTTCTGTATCCCCACGTGGTGATCTATCCCGGCACGCGCATCGGTCGGCGGGTGAACATCCACGCCGGCAGCGTCATCGGCGCGGACGGCTTCGGCTACAATCCGTCCGAGAACGGGCACCAGAAAGTCCCTCATATCGGCGGGGTCATCATTGGCGACGACGTAGAGATCGGATCCTGCGTCACCATAGACCGGGCGCGCACCGGCTTCACGGAGATCGGGGCAGGGACGAAGATAGACAATCTTGTCCACGTGGCGCACAATGTGCGCATCGGTAAGAACTGCATCATCATCGCGCAGGTGGGCATTTCGGGCAGCTGCGTGATCGGTGACGGGGTCCTGCTTGCCGGGCAGGTGGGCATCAAGAACCACGTGAAGGTGGGGGATGGCGCCCAGGTGGCGGCGCGGGCGGGTCTCATCTCTGACATACCGCCTGGAGCCAAGATCGCGGGATATCCCGCACGCCCCTACGGCGAGGAGATGCGCATCTGGGCCAGCCTGGGACGACTTCCGGAGATGGTGAAGCAGGTCCGTTCCCTGGAGCAGCGTTTGGCGGAGCTTGAGGAGCGGCTGCGGGAAGCCGGGGAGAAGTGA
- the fabZ gene encoding 3-hydroxyacyl-[acyl-carrier-protein] dehydratase FabZ, which produces MLDVEQIRAILPHRYPFLLVDRILKMEPGVRATGLKNVTINEEFFNGHFPGHAVMPGVLIVEAMAQVGGVLILSLPEHMGKLAYFAGIDRFRFRKPVLPGDTLITEVEMLKARGNIGKVRASAYVDGQMVADGELMFALVERDEPMVAEEKQPVAVGK; this is translated from the coding sequence ATGCTGGACGTGGAGCAGATCCGCGCGATACTCCCCCACAGGTATCCCTTCCTGCTGGTGGACCGTATCCTGAAAATGGAGCCTGGCGTTCGGGCGACGGGGCTGAAGAACGTCACCATCAACGAGGAGTTCTTCAACGGACACTTCCCGGGCCACGCCGTGATGCCCGGCGTTCTGATCGTGGAGGCGATGGCTCAGGTGGGCGGCGTCCTCATCCTTTCGCTGCCGGAGCACATGGGCAAGCTTGCCTATTTCGCTGGCATAGACCGGTTCCGCTTCCGCAAGCCGGTGCTCCCGGGGGACACGCTGATCACGGAGGTGGAGATGCTGAAGGCCCGGGGCAACATCGGCAAAGTCCGGGCCTCCGCCTATGTGGACGGCCAGATGGTGGCCGACGGCGAGCTGATGTTCGCACTGGTGGAGCGCGACGAGCCGATGGTCGCTGAAGAGAAGCAGCCGGTGGCGGTGGGAAAGTAA
- a CDS encoding RNA polymerase sigma factor, which yields MDTAGADSTGAGKTDSVGTQEVRDFEDLVALYDRKLYNLVLRLVGDREDAADLTQEAFYRAFRAWDSLKDRSRAYPWLCRIALNLCRNRARDAHRRPEGPMETEPVSDEAEPHGALEKAERTRRIRLAIDGLPPEYRVVVVLRDVQGLSYQEIADATGLGLDVVRTRLARARGMLRRRLEGCL from the coding sequence TTGGACACTGCTGGAGCGGACAGCACAGGCGCGGGAAAAACGGACTCCGTGGGGACGCAGGAGGTCCGGGATTTCGAGGACCTCGTAGCGCTGTATGACAGGAAGCTTTACAATCTGGTTCTGCGGCTGGTGGGTGACCGGGAGGACGCGGCCGACCTGACTCAGGAGGCGTTCTACCGGGCCTTCCGCGCCTGGGATTCGCTCAAAGACCGCTCGCGGGCTTATCCATGGCTTTGCCGGATTGCCCTGAATCTGTGCCGGAACAGGGCGCGCGATGCGCACCGGCGGCCGGAGGGTCCGATGGAAACGGAGCCGGTCTCGGACGAAGCGGAGCCGCACGGAGCGCTGGAGAAGGCGGAGAGGACGCGGCGCATCCGTCTGGCCATAGATGGTCTGCCTCCTGAGTATCGCGTGGTGGTGGTGCTTCGCGATGTGCAGGGGCTCAGCTATCAGGAGATAGCAGATGCGACCGGCCTGGGGCTGGACGTGGTGCGGACGCGGCTGGCCCGGGCAAGAGGAATGCTGAGGCGCAGACTCGAAGGCTGTCTGTAA
- the lpxA gene encoding acyl-[acyl-carrier-protein]--UDP-N-acetylglucosamine O-acyltransferase, which yields MKIDEEVGTRLHPTAEVHPSAELGRGVEIGPYVVIGPDVVIGDNTRIESHAVIQQWTRIGRNCVVKTAAFLGGEPQDHKYKGEQSFLIIGDNNIIREFVTIHRATGEGESTVIGDDNLLMAYCHIGHNCKIGSHITMANMVGISGHVQVEDRVVFGGMVGVHQYTRIGRLAMIGGMSKVVQDVPPFMMVDGRPAHVYDLNVVGCRRAGISARVRGGLRQAYKLLYRSNFNVSQAIEAIEAEVEPSPERDYLLEFVKNIKFGFGGRQLDTPRG from the coding sequence ATGAAAATAGATGAAGAAGTCGGCACCCGGCTGCACCCGACGGCCGAAGTGCACCCCTCGGCGGAACTGGGACGCGGAGTGGAGATCGGGCCGTATGTCGTCATCGGCCCGGATGTGGTGATTGGGGACAACACCCGCATCGAGAGCCACGCCGTCATCCAGCAATGGACCCGGATCGGCCGCAACTGCGTGGTGAAGACGGCCGCCTTCCTGGGCGGCGAGCCGCAGGATCATAAGTACAAGGGCGAGCAGAGTTTTCTCATCATCGGGGACAACAACATCATTCGGGAGTTCGTCACCATCCACCGGGCGACGGGCGAAGGGGAGTCCACCGTCATCGGGGACGACAACCTTCTCATGGCCTACTGCCACATCGGCCACAACTGTAAGATCGGCAGCCACATCACCATGGCGAATATGGTGGGGATCAGCGGACACGTGCAGGTGGAGGACCGAGTAGTCTTCGGCGGGATGGTGGGAGTCCATCAGTACACGCGAATCGGCCGCCTGGCAATGATCGGCGGGATGAGCAAGGTGGTGCAGGATGTTCCACCTTTCATGATGGTGGACGGACGTCCGGCGCATGTCTACGACCTGAACGTCGTCGGCTGCCGCCGCGCCGGCATCTCGGCCCGGGTGAGGGGCGGCTTGCGTCAGGCGTATAAGCTGCTTTACCGCTCCAATTTCAACGTCTCGCAGGCCATCGAGGCCATCGAGGCCGAGGTGGAACCCAGCCCGGAGCGGGATTACCTGCTGGAGTTCGTGAAGAACATCAAGTTCGGATTCGGGGGGCGGCAGCTGGATACTCCGAGGGGCTGA
- a CDS encoding hydrolase yields the protein MGFADAYLLETGRSLLVVVDPQTAFMNVIFEPERLRSNIIKLLAAAKTLQIPVLATTQNAEKLGPLDPAIAEHLPEGTPVIDKMTFSCMGSTAFRNELEKLSDRTQAVLCGLETHVCITQTAHDLLDDGLVVHLAADAISSRTEWNYRYGLERLRHVGATVSCTESVIFEWLRRAGTPEFREVAKWLK from the coding sequence ATGGGATTCGCCGACGCATATCTGCTGGAGACCGGTCGCAGCTTGCTGGTCGTCGTGGACCCGCAGACCGCTTTTATGAATGTGATCTTCGAGCCGGAGCGGCTGCGGTCCAACATCATCAAGCTTCTGGCAGCGGCAAAGACGCTCCAGATCCCGGTGCTGGCCACCACTCAAAACGCCGAGAAGCTCGGCCCCCTGGATCCCGCCATTGCCGAACATCTCCCGGAGGGAACGCCGGTCATCGATAAGATGACCTTCAGCTGCATGGGTAGCACAGCGTTCCGCAACGAACTGGAAAAGCTCTCGGACCGAACCCAGGCAGTGCTGTGCGGTCTGGAGACGCATGTGTGCATCACCCAGACCGCTCACGATCTTCTCGATGACGGACTGGTGGTCCATCTTGCGGCGGATGCCATCAGCTCCCGCACGGAGTGGAACTATCGCTACGGTCTGGAGCGGCTGCGCCACGTCGGAGCCACCGTCTCCTGCACCGAAAGCGTTATCTTCGAGTGGCTTCGTAGGGCCGGCACTCCCGAGTTCCGCGAAGTCGCGAAATGGCTAAAGTGA
- a CDS encoding outer membrane protein assembly factor: MQLKQVFAMMAAAILLLAVGTDTPAQQEDARNIVEIQITGNKNIGRDAILSAIELTPGMPFDRQKMQEARNAIDRMGFFQVVSAREEAAPGGVRVVFEVVENPVVTAIVFRGNTVVSEQELLDAIRTKVGQVYNINTLEQDLRDIENLYARKQYLAYVTNEAEIDPATGVLTLPIMEFRVGRIEFTGLKKTKPWVLKREMKLKEGDLYNAQQLQRDITRIYELDYLDAEKYEPPRREPGDREGYLNIIIPVQEKKTGQVSVGLGYSSYQKVVGRVELSETNFQGKGLGLNALYEAGGSRGDSYELGYYSPWFRPDNTSLSIRLYDRAVYRFSSSAFGGGVNIGEDADYTERRKGVNLGLSRPFGEKLRGFVTFRTESVDSSFREGSALDPMLVAIAQSGSVTGVAFKGVVDRRDFALDPGVGSYLSLSFEPGYSDVSRAGKGGFTKTELDIRRYFSPEGPKETVKDRRRTIAVRLRAATSTGKLPFWEQYFVGGAERLRGYREDRFWGNSMFLTSVEYRVPLTGGLGGVIFADYGGAWGNDYVDVIPELSQSSSFKGHLGYGLGIRVATPIGNLRFDYGFGDEGSRTHFSIGQAF, from the coding sequence GTGCAACTCAAACAGGTCTTTGCGATGATGGCGGCGGCCATCCTGTTGCTTGCTGTTGGGACGGACACCCCTGCCCAGCAGGAGGATGCCAGGAATATCGTGGAGATCCAGATCACCGGTAACAAGAACATCGGCCGCGATGCCATTCTTTCGGCCATTGAGCTCACGCCCGGTATGCCCTTCGACCGGCAGAAGATGCAGGAGGCGCGCAACGCCATAGACCGGATGGGCTTCTTCCAGGTGGTGAGTGCCAGGGAAGAAGCTGCTCCCGGCGGAGTGCGTGTGGTCTTCGAGGTGGTGGAGAACCCGGTGGTTACGGCCATCGTCTTCCGAGGGAACACGGTGGTCAGCGAGCAAGAGTTGCTGGATGCCATCCGCACCAAGGTTGGACAGGTCTACAATATCAACACCCTGGAGCAGGACCTGCGCGACATCGAGAACCTGTATGCCCGCAAGCAGTATCTGGCCTACGTCACGAACGAGGCCGAAATTGACCCGGCCACGGGCGTGCTGACCCTGCCCATCATGGAGTTCCGCGTCGGACGGATCGAGTTCACAGGGCTCAAAAAGACCAAGCCCTGGGTGCTGAAGCGGGAGATGAAGCTGAAGGAAGGAGATCTCTACAACGCCCAGCAGCTTCAGAGAGATATCACGCGCATTTATGAGCTGGACTATCTGGACGCGGAGAAGTATGAACCCCCGCGAAGGGAGCCGGGCGATCGCGAGGGATATCTGAATATCATCATCCCCGTGCAGGAGAAGAAGACGGGGCAGGTGAGTGTGGGGCTTGGCTATAGCTCCTATCAGAAGGTGGTGGGAAGGGTGGAGCTCTCCGAGACCAACTTCCAGGGCAAGGGGTTGGGGTTGAACGCCCTTTACGAAGCCGGCGGAAGCCGCGGTGACAGCTACGAGCTGGGCTACTACAGCCCCTGGTTCCGGCCGGACAACACCAGCCTGTCCATCCGGCTGTATGATCGGGCGGTGTATCGGTTCTCCTCCAGCGCCTTCGGCGGCGGCGTCAACATCGGCGAGGACGCCGACTACACGGAGCGGCGCAAGGGGGTCAACCTGGGCTTGTCGCGCCCGTTCGGGGAGAAGTTGCGAGGCTTCGTCACGTTCCGGACGGAGTCCGTGGATTCCAGTTTCCGGGAGGGCAGCGCGCTGGATCCCATGCTGGTGGCCATCGCGCAGTCCGGTTCGGTGACAGGGGTTGCCTTCAAAGGAGTAGTCGACAGGCGCGACTTCGCGCTGGATCCCGGCGTGGGCAGCTATTTGTCCCTATCCTTCGAGCCGGGGTACTCCGATGTCAGCCGCGCGGGAAAGGGTGGTTTCACCAAGACCGAACTGGACATCAGGCGCTATTTCAGCCCGGAAGGGCCGAAGGAGACCGTGAAGGACCGGCGGCGGACCATTGCGGTGCGCTTGAGGGCTGCCACCAGCACCGGCAAGCTGCCGTTCTGGGAGCAGTATTTCGTTGGCGGCGCGGAGCGTCTGAGGGGATACCGTGAGGACCGCTTCTGGGGCAACTCTATGTTTCTCACCAGCGTCGAATACCGCGTACCCCTGACCGGCGGTCTGGGTGGTGTGATCTTCGCGGATTACGGCGGCGCGTGGGGGAACGACTACGTGGATGTCATCCCGGAACTGAGCCAGTCCAGCTCGTTCAAGGGGCATTTGGGATACGGGTTGGGCATCCGGGTGGCCACCCCCATTGGAAACCTGCGGTTCGATTACGGTTTCGGGGACGAAGGGTCCCGGACGCATTTCAGTATCGGCCAGGCTTTCTGA
- the lpxC gene encoding UDP-3-O-acyl-N-acetylglucosamine deacetylase, whose amino-acid sequence MIFTPGEQRTLAGTAAFEGIGIHSGELCKLRVHEGPAGAGIVFRKGEQQISAVPSSVVDTSRGTTLGGGGERVVCVEHLLAALAICGIDNAVCEVEGPELPAMDGSAMPFCQAFLRVGTCPQGRERIVRRPDGLECVTEGASTLLASASQAFAARYLMRYGHPLIGLQFAEFSEGENAVERVAPARTFGLFREARELQAKGLARGASEENAIIVYDDAIRPPLRFSDELVRHKLLDMLGDLALCGCALRTALFGVATGHRANVEMARRIVEGKAV is encoded by the coding sequence GTGATCTTTACTCCGGGAGAGCAGAGGACCCTGGCGGGGACCGCGGCTTTTGAGGGCATCGGCATTCACAGCGGGGAGCTTTGCAAGCTCCGGGTGCACGAAGGCCCGGCCGGAGCAGGTATCGTGTTCCGGAAGGGGGAGCAGCAGATCTCTGCCGTTCCATCGAGCGTGGTGGATACTTCGCGGGGCACGACATTGGGCGGCGGCGGCGAGCGGGTGGTCTGCGTGGAGCATCTGCTGGCGGCTCTGGCCATCTGCGGAATAGACAACGCCGTCTGCGAGGTAGAGGGGCCGGAGCTTCCCGCGATGGATGGGAGCGCGATGCCGTTCTGCCAGGCGTTTTTGCGGGTGGGAACGTGCCCGCAGGGGCGTGAGCGCATCGTGCGCCGTCCGGATGGGTTGGAGTGCGTGACGGAGGGCGCCAGCACGCTGCTGGCTAGCGCATCGCAGGCATTTGCGGCGCGCTATCTGATGCGCTATGGTCATCCGCTGATCGGGCTGCAGTTTGCTGAGTTCTCCGAGGGGGAAAATGCGGTGGAGCGCGTGGCTCCCGCGCGGACGTTCGGGCTGTTCCGGGAAGCCCGGGAACTGCAGGCGAAAGGACTGGCGCGGGGAGCAAGCGAGGAGAATGCTATCATCGTTTACGATGACGCCATCCGGCCGCCGCTGCGCTTCAGCGACGAGCTGGTGAGGCACAAGTTGCTGGATATGCTCGGCGATCTCGCTCTGTGCGGGTGCGCTCTCCGGACGGCGTTGTTCGGAGTGGCCACCGGCCACCGGGCGAACGTTGAGATGGCGCGGCGGATCGTCGAAGGAAAGGCGGTATAG